Proteins encoded together in one Miscanthus floridulus cultivar M001 chromosome 16, ASM1932011v1, whole genome shotgun sequence window:
- the LOC136511314 gene encoding uncharacterized protein, giving the protein MGHPRAVPPTGSAVAADSDVYYGGDLPGVTQAEVATAKEQSAPLVAKIKELEEEQDSFRSQAQEATASAKATAGQLGAEQSEHRLTKVALAEATKAAEASRVEALDWKKKAEDLETEFSQAAEASVAMQAVLDVEVREHEALRSAAHAACEALEAEGVESADSLGSRLTTLSGHVDERLQGALHTGVKRALAVVSSHYVVNLEAVSDDYVLSEDDEEADAEVAKLMEAAEEPGTALARLFEEEVVPPAPGADP; this is encoded by the exons ATGggacaccctcgagcagtaccgccaactggcagtgcagtcgctgcagacagcgatgtcTATTATGGAGGGGACTTGCCTGGTGTTAcccag gccgaggtggccacggctaaggagcagtctgcccctttggtggcgaagatcaaggagctagaggaggagcaggaCTCCTTTAGGTCCcaggcccaagaagcgacggcctctgccaaggccaccgccgggcagctgggtgcggagcagagtgaACACCGGCTGACGAAAGTCGctttggcagaggctaccaaggcggccgaggcctctcgagtcgaggccttagactggaagaagaaagccgagg ATTTGGAGACAGAGTTCTcccaggcggccgaggcctccgtcgcaatGCAAGCGGTGCTGGACGTTGAGGTCCGAGAGCatgaggcgctgcgcagcgccgcCCATGCCGCCTGCGAGGCTCTGGAGGCTGAGGGGGTCGAATCAGCCgactcccttgggagccgcctgactACGTTGAGCGGCCACGTCGACGAGCGACTCcagggggcgttgcacacgggtgtcaagcgcgccctagcTGTTGTCTCTTCGCACTACGTcgtcaacctcgaggctgtcagcgatgaCTATGTCTTGtcggaagatgacgaggaggccgatgcagaggtcgcgaagctgatggaggcggccgaggagcctggcacggcgctggcccgtctatttgaagaagaggtggtccctcccgcgccaggCGCCGATCCTtaa